CCAGACTGCCGAGGTTGCCGAAGACGGCGGTGTATTCCGGAAACAGATTCATGAACAACCCCATGGTGCGATCCAGCAGCACGTCATTGCTGCCGGCAATGACAAACAGGGAGGGATAGGCATCAAACAGGCCGGTTTTTGCTTCCGGATAGTTGATGGTGTTGGCCTCGATCCACTGCAACACCAGTCGCTCCGGGAAAAGCCATTTGCCGGTGACTTTGGTGGCCGGCATCTGTTTTTCGGCGACCAGCCGGTAGACCTGCTTTTCGTTGATATCCAGCAGCGAAGCGACTTCTTTGGTGGATAAAAGACGTGACATGGTTGCGCTCTCCGGCAGTTGATTATGATTTTATGGCGGCGTCAGTATAGGGTTGCCCGAGGATTTGGTGGACAACCCGGAGTCGATGGCGCTTTTGACCCGCTGCATCAGGTCATCCCGGTTTTCCGGGGAATAGCCGTCCAGCGGTACGGGGTTGTGTACCACCAGTTCGATGGTACCGGGCCTGATCCGGGCGGTTCCCTTGGGCAGAACCGTGCGGCTTCCCCGCACCGTGACCGGGAGGATGGGGACGCCGGCCGCGAAAGCAATGGCGAACCCCCCTTTCTTAAAGGGCAGCAGTTTGCCGTCCGGGCTGCGGGTGCCCTCCGGGAAGAAAACCACCGAGGCGCCATTGCGGATCTTCTCACCGGCCGCCTCCAGGCTTTTGTAGGCCTTTTCGGGGTTGCCGCGGTCGATGAAAATCTGGCCCATCCGTTCGCAGCCCAGTCCGAAGATGGGGATTTTCCGCAGTTCTTTTTTAATGACCCAGCGCAGTTGCAGCGGCATGAACCCGATCAGGGCCAGAACATCATAATGGCTCTGATGGTTGCTCATGAGGATGTATGACTGCCCGGGTTGAATAGCAGCGCGGTTGAGAAGCCGTACGTTTACGCCGGAGAACAGAAGATTGAGCCGGGCCCAGAACTTGCCGATATAATGGACATGGTTGCCCGTGGGATCCAAATAGGAGCCGAGGATGGTAAGCGTGCCCAGCACCACCG
This genomic stretch from Thermodesulfobacteriota bacterium harbors:
- a CDS encoding lysophospholipid acyltransferase family protein; the protein is MKRIAAVAYALYRPVLYLIIIINTVVLGTLTILGSYLDPTGNHVHYIGKFWARLNLLFSGVNVRLLNRAAIQPGQSYILMSNHQSHYDVLALIGFMPLQLRWVIKKELRKIPIFGLGCERMGQIFIDRGNPEKAYKSLEAAGEKIRNGASVVFFPEGTRSPDGKLLPFKKGGFAIAFAAGVPILPVTVRGSRTVLPKGTARIRPGTIELVVHNPVPLDGYSPENRDDLMQRVKSAIDSGLSTKSSGNPILTPP